One Fusarium musae strain F31 chromosome 6, whole genome shotgun sequence DNA segment encodes these proteins:
- a CDS encoding hypothetical protein (EggNog:ENOG41) → MPHPVTPPSQDPTMVSNEAPPPPSQETINDLLNTIFTAKTSAASIDACYGLCEIILSSVGVAGLNEYGIIAEIKKAAADKKSGLRRESSQNLLGAVFERFLPRQPISEVVLLLQDGGLVGCALDALSDKGAVVREAAQYGLDAAFGILSPEALVAGLLPALTEYLSKKTGKWQGTVGAYKLLQKMADKAQISIGGTKEEALEKDILREAMGAKLAGLIPVVENGMHDLKAEVEKQAVHTMNSLTTLLSNDDVAPRIPLLIDTMQHPSSQTLQKAIHALSQTTFVAIVTSPVLALLTPFLERSLNNPTTAQEVLRQTVVIVENLTKLVHDPIEARTFLPKLIPGVKSVCDRASLPEVREVAERALATMEKAMGDDKDVVARTAGDDVAKILDEQIKANGGLTGSLDLWKQARPYISDMVAIDVNYRFVNRISGRIAPYIKSFVKDTEAPQKIADTIQQHYVDEDHRRYGVPEKEDDGEVEIVNADFSLAYGGMLLLSHTNLRLLKGHRYGLCGRNGAGKSTLMRSIANGKLEGFPPQDVLRTCYVEHNQGEDADISILEFVAKDPEIATQGRERISEVLAEFGFTAGPEGRQAERVGSLSGGWKMKLALARAMLQRADVLLLDEPTNHLDVANIAWLENYLKSHPDITSLIVSHDSGFLDNVTTDIYHYEPNKKLACYKGNLANFVKIRPEAKSYYTLSASTVQFKFPPPGILTGVKSQTRAIIRMSNVSYAYPGATKPSLQEVSCQLSLSSRVAIIGPNGAGKSTLIKLLTGETIPTTGKVEKHPNLRIGYIKQHALEHVEMHLEKTPNQYLQWRYQHGDDREVHMKQTRVLSDADRAQMDKWVDLKDGKSPRQIESLVGRSKYKKTFQYEVKWRGLLPKNNTMISRETLTELGFDKLVQEFDDHEASREGLGYRELQPKVISKHFEDLGLDPEIANHNEIGSLSGGQKVKVVIAGAMWNNPHLLVLDEPTNFLDRDSLGGLAVAIRDFKGGVILISHNEEFVGALCSEQWHVRDGRVALRGNTAVSLDRFEDSRPSSGVNSTAASSVVSSAVNSGIEDNSDMKFKARKKKKMTKKELKEREVRRRLRHIEWLNSPKGTPHPPDTDDEDN, encoded by the exons ATGCCTCACCCCGTTACGCCGCCGTCGCAGGACCCGACGATGGTATCTAATGAGGCCCCGCCCCCGCCATCTCAAGAAACCATCAACGACCTCCTCAACACAATCTTCACTGCAAAGACCTCGGCCGCTTCGATCGATGCATGCTATGGCCTCTGCGAGATTATCCTCTCTTCGGTTGGCGTTGCCGGCTTGAACGAGTACGGCATCATtgccgagatcaagaaggctgccgCTGATAAGAAGTCGGGTCTTCGTCGCGAGTCTAGTCAGAATCTTCTAGGTGCCGTCTTTGAGCGTTTTCTCCCTCGGCAGCCTATCAGCGAAgttgttcttctcctccaggaTGGCGGTCTTGTCGGCTGCGCTCTTGATGCTCTCTCTGATAAGGGCGCTGTCGTCCGTGAGGCCGCCCAGTATGGCCTCGATGCCGCTTTTGGTATCCTGAGCCCCGAGGCTCTCGTCGCTGGTCTCCTTCCTGCTCTTACCGAGTATCTCTCCAAGAAGACCGGAAAGTGGCAGGGAACCGTTGGCGCCTAcaagcttctccagaagATGGCTGATAAGGCCCAAATTTCAATTGGAGGCACCAAAGAGGAGGCCCTTGAGAAGGATATCCTCCGCGAGGCCATGGGTGCCAAGCTCGCTGGCTTGATCCCCGTCGTCGAGAATGGCATGCATGACTTGAAGGCTGAGGTCGAGAAGCAAGCCGTTCACACCATGAACTCTCTCACTACCCTTCTCTCCAACGATGATGTTGCTCCTCGTATCCCTCTTCTTATCGATACCATGCAGCACCCTTCGTCTCAGACTCTCCAGAAGGCTATTCACGCTCTGTCTCAAACCACCTTCGTCGCCATCGTTACCTCACCCGTCCTGGCTCTTTTGACCCCTTTCCTCGAGCGATCCCTTAACAACCCCACTACTGCCCAGGAGGTTCTCCGACAGACTGTTGTTATCGTCGAAAACTTGACAAAACTGGTCCACGACCCTATCGAGGCCCGAACATTCTTGCCCAAGCTGATCCCTGGTGTCAAGAGTGTTTGCGACCGAGCCTCGCTCCCTGAGGTTCGTGAGGTCGCTGAACGCGCTCTCGCCACTATGGAGAAGGCTATGGGAGACGACAAGGACGTCGTCGCTCGTACCGCGGGAGATGACGTAGCCAAGATTCTTGATGagcagatcaaggccaacggCGGCCTTACTGGAAGCCTGGACCTCTGGAAGCAGGCCCGTCCTTATATTTCCGACATGGTTGCTATCGATGTCAACTACCGGTTCGTCAACCGCATCTCTGGAAGAATTGCTCCCTATATCAAGAGTTTTGTGAAGGATACCGAGGCTCCTCAAAAGATCGCCGACACTATTCAGCAGCACTATGTTGATGAGGACCACCGCCGGTACGGTGTTCCTGAGAAGGAGGACGACGGCGAGGTCGAGATTGTCAACGCAGATTTCTCTCTCGCCTATGGTGGTATGCTGCTCTTGTCACACACCAACCTGCGGCTCCTCAAGGGTCACCGATATGGTCTTTGCGGCCGCAACGGTGCTGGAAAGTCTACTCTCATGCGAAGCATTGCTAATGGAAAGCTCGAGGGATTCCCCCCTCAAGACGTTCTCCGTACCTGCTATGTCGAGCACAACCAAGGCGAAGACGCTGACATCAGCATTCTCGAGTTCGTTGCAAAGGACCCTGAGATTGCCACTCAAGGCCGCGAACGTATCTCTGAGGTCTTGGCCGAGTTCGGCTTCACTGCTGGCCCCGAGGGTCGACAGGCTGAAAGAGTTGGTTCTCTTTCTGGAggctggaagatgaagctggctCTGGCCCGAGCTATGCTCCAGCGTGCCGACGTTCTCCTTCTGGACGAACCTACTAACCATCTTGATGTTGCCAACATCGCCTGGCTCGAGAACTACCTCAAGTCTCATCCCGATATCACCAGTCTCATTGTTTCTCACGACTCCGGATTCCTGGACAATGTCACAACTGATATTTACCATTACGAGCCAAACAAGAAGCTGGCTTGTTACAAGGGTAACCTTGCCAATTTCGTCAAGATTCGCCCCGAGGCTAAGAGCTACTACACTCTCTCCGCCTCTACGGTCCAATTCAAGTTTCCTCCTCCTGGTATCCTGACTGGTGTCAAGTCTCAGACCCGCGCTATCATCCGCATGTCCAACGTCTCATACGCCTATCCCGGTGCGACGAAGCCTTCACTGCAGGAAGTCTCTTGTCAATTGAGTCTGTCTTCTCGTGTTGCCATCATTGGCCCCAATGGTGCTGGCAAATCGACTCTTATCAAGCTTCTTACCGGCGAGACCATCCCTACCACCggaaaggttgagaagcacCCTAACCTCCGTATTGGCTATATCAAGCAGCATGCTTTAGAGCACGTTGAGATGCATTTGGAGAAGACCCCTAACCAGTATCTTCAGTGGCGTTACCAGCACGGTGACGATCGTGAGGTTCACATGAAGCAGACTCGTGTTCTGTCGGATGCCGATCGCGCTCAGATGGACAAGTGGGTTGATCTGAAGGATGGAAAGTCTCCACGCCAGATTGAGTCTTTGGTTGGTCGTTCAAAGTACAAGAAGACCTTCCAATACGAAGT taaGTGGCGAGGTCTCCTGCCCAAGAACAACACCATGATCTCTCGTGAGACTCTTACCGAGCTTGGATTCGACAAGCTCGTCCAGGAATTCGACGATCACGAGGCTTCCCGAGAGGGTCTCGGTTACCGTGAGCTTCAGCCCAAGGTCATCTCCAAGCACTTCGAGGATCTCGGACTCGACCCCGAGATCGCCAATCACAACGAGATTGGCTCTCTTTCCGGAGGTCAGAAGGTCAAGGTCGTCATTGCTGGAGCTATGTGGAACAACCCCCATCTTCTCGTGCTTGACGAGCCTACCAACTTCTTAGATCGTGACTCCCTCGGTGGTCTTGCAGTTGCTATTCGTGACTTCAAGGGCGGTGTTATCCTGATTTCTCACAATGAAGAGTTTGTCGGTGCCCTCTGCTCCGAGCAATGGCATGTCCGTGACGGCCGTGTTGCCCTTCGAGGAAACACTGCTGTCAGTCTCGACCGCTTCGAGGACAGTCGTCCCAGCAGTGGCGTCAACAGTACTGCCGCCAGCTCTGTCGTCAGCAGCGCTGTCAACAGTGGTATCGAGGACAACTCGGATATGAAGTTCAAGgccaggaagaagaagaaaatgaccaagaaggagctcaaggagcgTGAGGTCCGCCGCAGACTTCGTCACATCGAATGGCTCAACAGCCCTAAGGGTACTCCTCACCCTCCTGACACCGACGACGAGGACAACTAG
- a CDS encoding hypothetical protein (CAZy:GT2_Glyco_trans_2~EggNog:ENOG41) codes for MGIGSYFKAEIPPQTPIGPPPRRPSHRPSMSLHAPIIEEKIPPAAVVELHSAAGPKFTAGPPSIAPSSKSGNSNLLDDIKHEVMVNYLYQQQCSQLWVGDGSGDIEGVLLRKSRGQYMACPPQLGQSPFAIACTALNVQCAMTVNSRVIKTFLQWSPDAVDVPLMNGLRVQILPTVNDLPRARKHQFAAFIASDGLLVVWDDDALNLMARAKIIESELMELVWNSGQSIDEDGGDSTIAAEYEIDEESGEIKPEARPVHLQNAVLVSLTLLLVMASLGAAWRQLAVEIAIDGDYKRLGLVALFPIQIFFSLFFAQVIIGCLAQIFGPIRQLTINSKFYSARPPRRLQGATLPHITIQCPVYKEGLNAVILPTVKSIKQAMSTYELQGGSANMFINDDGLQLLNEEERDARIDFYADNSIGWVARPKHGEDGFVRKGKFKKASNMNFGLMISCKVEERLQLIKRPADWSQSDEALAYEQALKDVLEENGRAWADGNIRVGDYILLIDSDTRVPTDCLLDSVSEMEQSPDVGIMQFSSGVMQVVHTYFENGITFFTDLIYTAIRFTVSNGDVAPFVGHNAILRWSAIQQVAYQDEDGYDKFWSESHVSEDFDMSLRLQCNGYIIRLAAWAGDGFKEGVSLTVYDELARWEKYAFGCNELLFNPIRTWLWRGPFTPLFRRFCFSNIRFTSKITVVSYIGTYYAIGAAWIMTAANYFLMGWFNGYLDKYYLDSWQVWFSIILVFNGLGNLALAIMRYRSGERTLGYAIYENFKWTLMLAVFLGGLSLHVSQALLAHMFEIDMSWGSTSKEAEFSNFFIEVPKVLKKFRVSMTLSLLVIVGLIIMATADFIPHYWRINDFVAILPMATVAGSHFLLPLALNPALMTFSW; via the exons ATGGGTATCGGCAGTTACTTCAAAGCGGAAATCCCGCCTCAAACACCGATAGGACCTCCTCCCAGGAGGCCTAGCCACCGGCCATCAATGTCCCTTCACGCCCCAATCATCGAAGAGAAGATTCCTCCTGCTGCCGTGGTAGAGCTACATTCAGCAGCTGGGCCCAAGTTCACTGCAGGCCCTCCTTCAATTGCGCCGTCATCCAAGTCTGGCAACAGCAATCTCCTCGATGACATTAAGCATGAGGTCATGGTTAACTACCTGTACCAGCAGCAATGCTCCCAACTCTGGGTTGGGGATGGTTCTGGTGATATTGAGGGTGTTCTTCTACGCAAGTCTCGGGGCCAGTACATGGCTTGCCCACCTCAATTGGGGCAATCTCCTTTTGCAATCGCCTGCACGGCTCTCAATGTTCAG TGTGCGATGACTGTCAACTCTCGTGTCATCAAGACCTTCCTCCAATGGTCTCCTGATGCAGTGGATGTTCCATTGATGAACGGTCTTCGTGTGCAGATTCTGCCTACAGTAAATGACCTGCCCCGAGCTCGTAAGCATCAGTTCGCGGCTTTCATTGCTTCAGatggtcttcttgttgtctgGGATGATGATGCACTGAACTTGATGGCACGAGCCAAGATCATTGAATCAGAGCTTATGGAGTTGGTATGGAACTCTGGCCAGTcaattgatgaagatggaggagactCTACTATTGCGGCGGAGTACGAGATCGATGAAGAGAGTGGTGAGATCAAGCCGGAAGCTCGACCAGTTCATCTGCAGAATGCTGTCCTTGTTTCCCTTAcgctcctcctcgtcatggCCTCCCTCGGAGCTGCGTGGAGGCAGCTGGCTGTGGAGATAGCCATCGATGGCGACTACAAGCGACTTGGCCTCGTCGCTCTCTTCCCAATCCAAATattcttctctcttttctttgctcAAGTCATTATTGGTTGTTTGGCACAAATCTTTGGTCCAATTCGCCAACTGACTATCAACTCCAAGTTCTATTCAGCACGTCCGCCACGAAGACTCCAGGGAGCCACTTTGCCTCATATTACCATCCAGTGCCCTGTCTACAAGGAGGGTCTGAATGCCGTCATTCTCCCTACCGTCAAGTCCATCAAGCAGGCCATGTCAACTTATGAACTGCAGGGTGGTTCTGCCAATATGTTcatcaatgatgatggcctcCAGCTTCTTAACGAAGAGGAACGTGACGCCCGTATCGACTTCTATGCCGACAACAGTATCGGCTGGGTTGCACGACCGAAACACGGCGAGGATGGCTTTGTACGGAAGGGCAAGTTCAAAAAGGCTTCAAACATGAACTTTGGCCTCATGATTTCTTGCAAAGTCGAAGAGCGCCTACAGCTCATCAAGCGCCCTGCCGATTGGAGCCAGTCTGATGAAGCCCTTGCCTATGAGCAGGCTCTCAAAGATGTTCTCGAGGAAAATGGCCGCGCTTGGGCTGACGGAAACATCCGTGTTGGCGACTATATCCTTCTCATTGATTCTGATACTCGTGTTCCTACTGATTGCCTCCTTGACTCTGTCTCTGAGATGGAGCAGTCTCCTGATGTCGGCATCATGCAATTCTCTTCTGGTGTTATGCAAGTTGTCCACACCTATTTCGAGAACGGCATCACCTTCTTCACAGATCTTATCTACACTGCTATCCGCTTCACTGTCTCCAACGGCGATGTTGCTCCTTTCGTCGGCCACAATGCCATCCTTCGCTGGTCTGCTATCCAGCAAGTTGCTTAccaagatgaggatggctATGACAAGTTCTGGTCCGAAAGTCACGTCTCTGAGGATTTCGACATGtctcttcgtcttcagtGCAATGGCTACATCATCCGTCTCGCTGCTTGGGccggcgatggcttcaaggagGGAGTGTCTCTGACCGTCTATGACGAACTTGCTCGATGGGAAAAGTACGCATTTGGCTGCAATGAGCTGCTCTTTAACCCCATCCGCACTTGGCTATGGCGCGGTCCTTTCACGCCCCTCTTTCGCCGCTTCTGCTTTTCCAACATTCGTTTCACTTCCAAGATCACTGTCGTTTCTTACATTGGCACTTATTATGCTATTGGAGCTGCATGGATCATGACAGCAGCCAATTACTTCCTGATGGGTTGGTTCAATGGATATCTTGACAAGTACTACCTTGACTCTTGGCAAGTGTGGTTCTCTATCATCCTTGTGTTCAATGGGCTCGGTAACCTCGCACTTGCTATCATGAGATATCGCTCTGGTGAGCGGACTCTGGGCTATGCCATTTACGAGAACTTCAAGTGGACTCTTATGCTGGCTGTTTTCCTTGGTGGCCTTTCCCTTCACGTGAGCCAGGCTCTTTTGGCACACATGTTCGAGATTGACATGAGTTGGGGCTCCACGTCTAAGGAGGCTGAATTCTCCAATTTCTTCATTGAGGTTCCCAAGGTCTTGAAGAAG TTCCGTGTCTCAATGACATTGTCTTTGCTGGTCATTGTCGGTCTCATCATAATGGCTACCGCTGACTTTATTCCTCATTATTGGCGCATCAACGACTTTGTTGCAATCCTGCCCATGGCCACTGTCGCCGGAAGCCATTTTCTGCTACCCTTGGCATTGAATCCTGCCCTTATGACCTTTTCATGGTAG